The following DNA comes from Funiculus sociatus GB2-C1.
TTGGTCTAAACCACCACTGGCAAGGGTGTAACCATGTGGAGAAAAGGCGACTGACCATACCCAACTGGTGTGTCCCTGTAGAGTTCGGACACACTCGCCAGTGTTAATATCCCACAACTTCACTGTGCGATCGCAACTGCCACTAGCCAGTAACACAGGCATCTTCCCTGTGACATCAGATGGACTAAAGGCAACTGACCATACTCGGTTCGCATGACCTGCCAAAGTTCTTAACTCTCGACCTGTGGCAACATCCCACAAACGTACTGTACAGTCTTCACTGCCACTAGCTAAGGTGCAACCATCTGAACTAAAAGCAACTGACCATATCCACCAAGTGTGTCCCTGCAAAATTCTGACGCAGCGACCTGTTTCAACATCCCAGCAACGCACCTTTTTGTCTATGCTGCCACTTGCCAAAATTTTGCCATCCGGGCTGAAAGCAACTGACAATACCGCATCGCTATCTTCCTGCAAAGTTCTTAACTCTAAACCTGTGGCGACATCCCAAAGTTTCACCGTCTTGTCTACACTGGCACTAGCTAAAATCTGCCCATCTGGACTAAAAGCAACTGTCCAAACCCAACTGGTATGTCCCTCTAAAACTTTCAGACATTGACCGCTAGCGACATCCCATAACCTTACAGTATGGTCGTGACTGCCGCTGGCTAGTATCTTATTTTGAGGACTGAAGGCAACTGATTGTACAGAACCAGTATGCCCATGACAAGCTAAAAGTTGTTGACCATCCGCAACTTGCCACAGGTGAATATCACCATTTGCATCCCCAGTAGCCAAAATTCCATCCAAACTAAATGCTACCGAGATGATGCTATCTAAGTTTTCCGCAAAAACAGATTTGGATAATTCACAGTGGGCAAAATTGACTTGATGCAAATTGACTTTGGTAAGATAAGCTTGCCAAACTGTTAGATGAGAAAAATCAAGTTGGCTTAAATCAATCTGCATTTGAATCATCAAATTTAGGGAATTACCTCCGGCATAGCCTGTTTCTCTTGGAGATTTTCCGCGCAGGTTTGATAAAATTTCAACGAGTTGATTTTTAATATTGTTTTTATTGCCGATGAGATAAAGCAATTTATCGCTAATCGGTTTCAGAATAAGGCGAATTTGAGTATCCCTTACATAGTCTTTTGCTGTAGCTGTGATGAGAGCATGGGTTTGGAAAAATGAAAGTTTGTGAGTAACAATTTCTTCAACAACTTGCTCGATGAATTGCTCAGTTAGATACTCCATTACTACTGGTTGAAGAGTGAAGAGGCAGTTGCTTTTCTCGACAAGCGATCGCCTGAAAAGCGATTCTAACGCTTCTAGTAACTTTGCCGGGGATAAAGGCGCAACAATATCCTCTCGCAACTCGGCAAGCGAAACGGGTTCGCGATTGATTGCCAGCCAGTACATTATTTGCTTTTCTAAATCTGACAGTCGGTTAATCTGTTGGTCTAATAAATCTCGAATATCGCCAAAAACGGTTGTGCCTTCAGCGAGAAATTGTGATATATTGCTATTAAATAATTCTTGGACTGTGGTGGCAATAATTTTTAAAGCTAAGGGATTGCCTGCGTAGCGGTTAATAAGTTCTTGCCATTCAGAGTCTGAGCCGAAAAAGAAATGATTAGCTTTAAATATATGTCGTCCGACAACTGCATTTAAACCTGATAATTGCAAAGAGCGAACGGGTAATCCTCCTTCTAGGGCGGCAACTTCTCTAGGTTTTTCCCGGCTAGTAAGAATTAAACAACTCTGATGAGCGGCTTCGCCTACTCGTCGGAATAATTCGCCGTAATCTTCATATCCTTCTCGATAGTATCCAGCACAGTTACCGCTGCATAAAAGAGATTCAGCATTATCTAGAACTAACAAGCAACGTGAAGAACGTAAATAATCAATGAGGCGAGAAATTAGAGCGCTAATATTTTCTGGTAAATGGGTTTCTTGATGATTGGAGAAAAACTCAATCAGGTGGGAAAGAATTTCTTTGAGGGGTGGGGCATTACGAAGCGATCGCCAAATGACATACTCGAAGTTATCCTGAATTTGTTCGGCTAATTTCACCGAAACCGCAGTTTTACCAACTCCCCCCATTCCCAGGATGGTGACAAGTCGGCAATGCTGGCTCAAAATCCAGTATTCTAGTTTTGCAAGTTCATCCTCGCGTCCGTAAAAAACCGAGACATCAATCGCTTCTCCCCAACAAGAGCGAGTTTTAGGGGGATTTTTGGACGCTGATTCAATATCTGGTTTAGGTCGGCAATAATCAGGTTTATCTAGCGCCAGATTAAAGGCTCGAAAAAAAAGAGCGAGTGTCTGCTTATCGACACCTTCATCACGAGCAAGAACCTTCGCCACAGTAAAGGGAGCTAGTTGAGTGCGATCGCTTAATTCTTCAAGAGTATACTTGTCTCCAGCATTTTCCAGAATTTCCGCCTGATGTCTTGCATCTTGCAGCTTCTTCAAGCCTTGGAGAGTAAGGATAACACCGCGCTGGCGTTTTTGCTTATAGCGATCCATACCTCATTAGGGGGTTAGAGACTTAAGTTAGTGCTTAACACCTTTAACTTTACTGGCGAAACCTGATTGATGGTGACATCTTGGAATCAGGTTTTCAATGTTGAGCTAAAGGAGAAAATTATGAACCCGACAGCAACTAGACTTGAGCCGAACAAGCAAAAAACTCAGATAATCAATCCTATTGAGCGTCCTCAGATTACCCAAGAGCTTTCCGAAAACATCATTTTAACCACAGTAGACGATTTGTATAATTGGGCTAGACTGTCCAGTTTGTGGCCTCTGATGTTTGGGACTGCTTGCTGCTTTATTGAAATGGCTGCTTTTTTCGCAGCACGGTTTGACTTCGAGCGTTTTGGCTTCAAACCTTGGCCCAGTCCTCGCCATGCTGATGTTATTATCACTGCTGGCACCATCACAATGAAAATGGCACCCGCCTTGGTGCGCCTCTACGAACAAATGCCAGAACCCAAGTATGTAATTGCGATGGGTGCTTGCACAATCACTGGGGGAATGTTCAGCAGCGACTCACCGACAGCGGTGCGAGGCGTGGACAAGTTAATTCCGGTAGATGTATATTTACCTGGTTGTCCTCCCAGACCAGAGGCAATTATTGATGCCATCATCAAACTGCGTAAGAAAGTAGCGCAAGAATCGATACAGGAGCAAGGTGCATTTTCTCAAAGTCATCGCTACTACAGCATTACTCACAAAATGAAGCCTGCGCCACCGCTTTACTCTGGGGAATATTTAGAGTCATCGTCGCGGAATAATCCGCCCGAAGAATTAGCCAAAATGATAAAAGAGGCATCTTCTGTGATGTTTCCATCACTCCCAGAAAAGAATCAATCAAAAATCTGAATTGGTAGGGAATGGAAGCCACCCCCGTGCGCTGTGTTAAAAGCGCACGGGGGTGCGTGGCGCGAGAGGAAACTCAGCGCTAAAAGCTGGCAAACCGTTGAAACGGGTTGAAAACTCACTCAGTAAGCTTTAGCTCACTTTAGCTTTTAGCGGGAAATATTATTTTCAGGCTCCTTGCATCAGTGTCAACATACCTTAGCATTCGATAGGATGGTTTAGATGAGCGATCTAAACCGATGCTACAAAGTGCTGGGAATTGAGCCTGGAGCGTCACCGGAAGAGGTGAACCAGGCTTATAAGGATTTAGCGTTTATTTGGCATCCCGATCGGATTCCTGAAGATAATCCTCGGTTGCGGCTAAAGGCTGAAGAAAAACTCAAAGAGATTAATCACGCACGGGATGAATTGCGGTCAATTCAAAGAAATACTTCTAAAAAAACGGCTCAATCGCAGCGATCGCAATCTCGTACACAACCACATAATACCGCAGCCAATTCTCGATCTCGCCCGAACGAACAGGCTAAATCTCACCATCAAACCAACTCGGCGCGTTCCGATCTCAGTGGAGGCGACTTTCGTGGTGCTAACTTCAAAGAAAAAGACTTGTCAGGCAGAAACTTCAGTTATGCTAATTTGAGCCAAGCTAACCTGAGCGATGCCTTTCTACATAAAATCAATCTTCAGGGAGCCTCTCTCTACAGAGCGAATCTTTTTAGAGCCAATTTGCTGCAAGCAAACTTGAGGGATGCCAATTTACGGGAGACTAACTTAATTGGCGCTGATTTGAGTGGTGCTGATTTGAGTGGTGCTGATTTGACTGATGCAAAGGTTGGGGTAAATGACCGCCTGCTGGTTAAGCTGGTTGGAGCCAAGTTGACCGGCGCAATATTGCCAGATGGGACAATCCACGACTAGCTTTAAGATATGACTGGGAACGAGATTATAGCAATTCTCAATTGGGTGCGATACATAATACATATGTAGGGACATGGCAATGCCATGTCCCTACCAAGATGGGGAGAACTTCAGAACCGCGATATATTCCGCCCAACTGAGAAACCCTATATTAGTACGGATCTGAGCTAAGTCGCCCTTTGTTAACGCTTCTGAGATAGTAGCCAGATGTAGGGCGATTTTTGAGGTTGAATGTACCGCCGCTTTTAACTTTCCAAATCTTGTAGTTAGAGAAGGTCAGGGGGGTTTGCGGTTCGCATACCTCTGGCATATGGTCAGCGAGGACAAAGTATGCACCACCTCCCATCACCCGCGCCATCCCGTTTTTATCTACAACAACCGATGTATCTTCGTCTACTGCTATTCCGAAGGCGCTGTCAGATATCCCGTCTCTGATTTGACGCGCAATAAAGGTCATGATGCGACCCATGCGATCGCGTTTGCTAAAGTGGGTGTCTACAAGGGTTGCTTTCATATTCGCCCACTTAAAGAAGTCGTAGGTGAAGCTGATGTCTTCATAGGGGTCTTCTAAAGCTTCCCTGGTTTCCACAGTATCCGAGCAGGCGTTGTAAACAAAATCACTTTGGATCATCGAACCTGCACTGGTGCCACCAATTGCGCCACCTCTGGCATTTACTGATTTTACCGCCGCCTCAACCGCTGTATTTTTGAAGTTCCGGGTGTATTCGCACTGGTCGCCACCAGCAAAAAATATCACCTCAGCGTTTTTGATAGGATTGACAACATTCGCTTTTTGTGCATCGTCCCGACTGGTGATGACAAGAGTTTCCACGGAGTCAACACCTTTCATGGATGCGATCGCATCGTTGTATCCATCATCGCCGGAGGATCTGATAACTACGACATCAACTTTGGTGGCGCAATTTGTACAACCCCTTACCTGATTAATCATCCACTGAATCGCCTCATCTACATCAGGGCCACCGCCGCCAAAGTTATAGGCTGGGCCAGCTAAGGTAGGATTAACATCGGCGGAGTTACCCTTCAGATAGCGCGTAACTTTGGCTTGGGCGGGTAAGGTTAGAACTGTCATTATTATCATCAACAACAGTGCCACCGTGCTGATTTTCAGTGCTGAAGGGAGTCGGGATAAATTTACCATAGCTTGCTGACTGAAATTGTCGGAGTGGGGTTTTCCCGCCCCTACTGGTAACGAGAATTATATTACCGGGCGAATGGCACTAACCGGAAAGCTTGCGTTTTGCCGAGATATGTGGATACGCCGATAATAATTTTGCCCCTGGCGTCAAACCGCCAACTCTACAGCATCTCTTCTTCGCGTAGAGTCAGGATTTCGACACCTTCCTCAGTCACAACTACTGTATGCTCAAACTGAGCGGAAAGCTTTCGATCCTTGGTGACAGCAGTCCAGCCATCTTTGAGAACTTCCACCTCCCAAGTACCTTCATTAATCATGGGTTCGATAGTGAAGACCATTCCCGATTTCAGACGCTTACCTGTATTCCGTTTACCATAGTGGGGAATCTCTGGTGCAGTATGAAAAACGCGGTGTACGCCGTGTCCTGCAAAATCCCGCACTACGGAAAAGCCCTCTTTCTCAGCATATTCTTGGATAGCTGCACCAATGTCGCCAATCCGCGCCCCAGGCTTAACTTCGGCAATTCCTCGGAAAAGACACTCTTTGGTTACTTCAACCAGCTTTTTTGTTGTAGGTGAGGGCGAACCGACAAAGAATGTCTTAGATGTATCTCCGTAATAACTATTAAGAATTGGTGTCACGTCAATGTTAATAATGTCACCGTCTTTAAGAACTTGTTTAGCACTTGGGATGCCGTGACATACTACTTCATTGATGCTGGTGCAGATAGATTTGGGAAATCCTTTGTAGCCTAGTGGAGCGCTTATTGCTCCCTGTTCTTTTGTCCAGCGTTCTGCTTCGTCGTTGATTTGTAATGTGCTTACTCCTGGTTTAACCATTGGTTCTAGGTGGGACAGGAGGGCGGCGGCTAAGCGTCCAGAGGCACGCATTTTTTCTACTTCTCTGCTAGATAAAATCTCGATCATTTCGGTTTTCATTGTTATTGCCTTTTAAGTTGTAGTTGATGGTTTTGGGTTGAGTTTAAGAGATGAACCGCGAAGGAAGAGGAGGAAGAAGAAAGAAAGAAAAAAAGAAAGAAAGAAGAAGTAATTTGTAGGTTGGGCTTACCGTGTGGAAACTCAACAAGTCACGCTTGTTTACACGGATGTTGAGTTTCGTTTTGTGTTGATATATCTACTGGTATCCTGCGGCTTGCAGTTTAAAAAGGGTAGCGTAGCGTCCCTGAAGCTGCAACAACTCTTGGTGAGTTCCTTCTTCCAGTACAACGCCTCCTTCTAAAACTACAATTGTGTCAGCCATGCGTACAGTTGAAAAGCGGTGCGAGATGAGGAGAACCATCTGATGCTGGGTAAGCTTCTGAAAACGTTCAAAAATCTTTACTTCAGCTTCCGCATCCATCGCTGCTGTTGGTTCGTCTAACACCAAAATATCCGCCGCAGTTCGCATAAATGCACGGGAAAGAGCAATTTTCTGCCACTGTCCGCCGGAGAGTTCGACTCCTCCCCGAAACCATTTCCCTAATTGAGTTTGATAGCCTTGGGCCATTTTCTCAATGAAAGGTTCAGCCATGCCTTTTTCGGAGGCAATTTTCCAGCGTTTTTCGTCTTCTATGTGGTCTACATCGCCAACGCCGACATTTTCCCCGACTTTGAACTGATAGCGCACAAAGTCTTGAAAAATTACGCCGATGCGATCGCGCAACACTTCACTATCCCATTCTTGTAAGTCTAAGCCATCGAGTAAAATGCGTCCTGAGTCTGGTGTATACAGTCGGGTTAAAAGCTTAATCAGGGTAGTCTTTCCCGAACCGTTTTCCCCGACAATTGCTAGTTTTTCTCCTGGTTTCAGGTGTAGGGAAATTCCATTTAAGGCGGGTTGCGAACTTCCAGGGTAGGTGAAGTAGACGTTCTGGAAACGTACCCCATCACCGGGAATTAACCCCTCAGTTGCTGTACCCCAAGATTTCGGGATTTCTTCTTCTAGAAATTCGTAGAGGTTGGAGAGATACAGGTTGTCTTCGTACATTCCGCCGATGGAACCCAAGGCGGCGGAAAAGGTAGACTGTCCTTGGCGGAATACCATTAAGTACATGGTCATGTCGCCGAGGGAGATGCGACTAGCGATCGCTTCCAGTACAATCCAAGCGTAGGCGAGATAAAAGGCGCAGGTACTCAATAACCCCAACAAGTAACCCCAAAATCCTCGCCGTAGAGTCAGGTTGCGGTCTTCGTCGTAAAGTCGATGGAAGATGTCACGGTAGCGTTGTAGTAACAGATCCCCCAGTTGGTAAAGTTTCACCTCTTTGGCGTAGTCTTCTCGCGCAATCAGGGTTTCTAGGTAGTGTTGGGCGCGAGTTTCGGGGGATCGCCAGCGGAATAGGCGAAAAGCTTCCCCAGAGAAGCGAGATTCGGCGATGAAGGCGGGTAATGCTGCTGCTGCAAGTATCACCACAGCCCAAGCGGAGAAATTCAGCAACAAGCCGCCGTAAGTCACCAGTGAGAGAGCATTTTGAATTAAGCTGAATGTGCGGCTTACTAGGGAGAGGGGACGGCTTGATGCTTCCATCCGCGCCCGCATCAATTTGTCGTAAAATTCGGAATCCTCAAAATAGCGAAGTTCTAGCGTTAGCGCTTTTTGCAAAATTAGAACATTCACTTTTTGTCCCAGCAGGACTCGCAGCAAAGATTGACAAACAGTTAAACCCCGCTGACTACCTGCAAGTAATATAACTGCGATCGCTTCGAGTCCCACGTAACCCAAAGCTTGAAGGCGTTCGCTTTGCAACCCGGTTTGAGAAGCTAAGACTACTGCATCGACAATTAATTTGCCTACATAGGCGACGGCGGCTGGTAGCAAACCTGCCACTATAGTAAGGATGGCAAAGATGATTGTCAGAATGCGGCTAGTAGTCCAAACTAAGCTGAGGGCGCGATCGCTGTATCGGAAAAC
Coding sequences within:
- a CDS encoding NB-ARC domain-containing protein gives rise to the protein MDRYKQKRQRGVILTLQGLKKLQDARHQAEILENAGDKYTLEELSDRTQLAPFTVAKVLARDEGVDKQTLALFFRAFNLALDKPDYCRPKPDIESASKNPPKTRSCWGEAIDVSVFYGREDELAKLEYWILSQHCRLVTILGMGGVGKTAVSVKLAEQIQDNFEYVIWRSLRNAPPLKEILSHLIEFFSNHQETHLPENISALISRLIDYLRSSRCLLVLDNAESLLCSGNCAGYYREGYEDYGELFRRVGEAAHQSCLILTSREKPREVAALEGGLPVRSLQLSGLNAVVGRHIFKANHFFFGSDSEWQELINRYAGNPLALKIIATTVQELFNSNISQFLAEGTTVFGDIRDLLDQQINRLSDLEKQIMYWLAINREPVSLAELREDIVAPLSPAKLLEALESLFRRSLVEKSNCLFTLQPVVMEYLTEQFIEQVVEEIVTHKLSFFQTHALITATAKDYVRDTQIRLILKPISDKLLYLIGNKNNIKNQLVEILSNLRGKSPRETGYAGGNSLNLMIQMQIDLSQLDFSHLTVWQAYLTKVNLHQVNFAHCELSKSVFAENLDSIISVAFSLDGILATGDANGDIHLWQVADGQQLLACHGHTGSVQSVAFSPQNKILASGSHDHTVRLWDVASGQCLKVLEGHTSWVWTVAFSPDGQILASASVDKTVKLWDVATGLELRTLQEDSDAVLSVAFSPDGKILASGSIDKKVRCWDVETGRCVRILQGHTWWIWSVAFSSDGCTLASGSEDCTVRLWDVATGRELRTLAGHANRVWSVAFSPSDVTGKMPVLLASGSCDRTVKLWDINTGECVRTLQGHTSWVWSVAFSPHGYTLASGGLDQTVKLWDVSTGRCIKTLQGRISWIKSISFSLDGQILASGGYDQKVRLWDVATGRCIKTLLGHSNGILAVSFSPDGQIVVSASYDQTVRFWDVATGGCIRVSQGHIDGVWSVAFSPDGKTLAVSSYREVKLWDVATGVELKTLQGHSDVVYAVSFSPDGSILASGSQDFTVRLWDVKTGKCLHVCQQHISWVHSVAFSPDGKILASSSSDETITLWDAVTGRCLKTLPEGSHGIWSLAFSPDGVLACGSTDPKVKLWDVATGKYIKLPGHSLAVYSVAFSPDGQILASGSKDETIKLWDMQTGECLQTLRSDRPYEKMNITGVSGLTEATIATLKALGAVESPVSPQ
- the nuoB gene encoding NADH-quinone oxidoreductase subunit NuoB; this encodes MNPTATRLEPNKQKTQIINPIERPQITQELSENIILTTVDDLYNWARLSSLWPLMFGTACCFIEMAAFFAARFDFERFGFKPWPSPRHADVIITAGTITMKMAPALVRLYEQMPEPKYVIAMGACTITGGMFSSDSPTAVRGVDKLIPVDVYLPGCPPRPEAIIDAIIKLRKKVAQESIQEQGAFSQSHRYYSITHKMKPAPPLYSGEYLESSSRNNPPEELAKMIKEASSVMFPSLPEKNQSKI
- a CDS encoding pentapeptide repeat-containing protein; amino-acid sequence: MSDLNRCYKVLGIEPGASPEEVNQAYKDLAFIWHPDRIPEDNPRLRLKAEEKLKEINHARDELRSIQRNTSKKTAQSQRSQSRTQPHNTAANSRSRPNEQAKSHHQTNSARSDLSGGDFRGANFKEKDLSGRNFSYANLSQANLSDAFLHKINLQGASLYRANLFRANLLQANLRDANLRETNLIGADLSGADLSGADLTDAKVGVNDRLLVKLVGAKLTGAILPDGTIHD
- a CDS encoding cyanophycinase, which gives rise to MVNLSRLPSALKISTVALLLMIIMTVLTLPAQAKVTRYLKGNSADVNPTLAGPAYNFGGGGPDVDEAIQWMINQVRGCTNCATKVDVVVIRSSGDDGYNDAIASMKGVDSVETLVITSRDDAQKANVVNPIKNAEVIFFAGGDQCEYTRNFKNTAVEAAVKSVNARGGAIGGTSAGSMIQSDFVYNACSDTVETREALEDPYEDISFTYDFFKWANMKATLVDTHFSKRDRMGRIMTFIARQIRDGISDSAFGIAVDEDTSVVVDKNGMARVMGGGAYFVLADHMPEVCEPQTPLTFSNYKIWKVKSGGTFNLKNRPTSGYYLRSVNKGRLSSDPY
- the map gene encoding type I methionyl aminopeptidase produces the protein MKTEMIEILSSREVEKMRASGRLAAALLSHLEPMVKPGVSTLQINDEAERWTKEQGAISAPLGYKGFPKSICTSINEVVCHGIPSAKQVLKDGDIINIDVTPILNSYYGDTSKTFFVGSPSPTTKKLVEVTKECLFRGIAEVKPGARIGDIGAAIQEYAEKEGFSVVRDFAGHGVHRVFHTAPEIPHYGKRNTGKRLKSGMVFTIEPMINEGTWEVEVLKDGWTAVTKDRKLSAQFEHTVVVTEEGVEILTLREEEML
- a CDS encoding ABC transporter ATP-binding protein translates to MSRHQKFNFLQGIWQRLRQSLAVFRYSDRALSLVWTTSRILTIIFAILTIVAGLLPAAVAYVGKLIVDAVVLASQTGLQSERLQALGYVGLEAIAVILLAGSQRGLTVCQSLLRVLLGQKVNVLILQKALTLELRYFEDSEFYDKLMRARMEASSRPLSLVSRTFSLIQNALSLVTYGGLLLNFSAWAVVILAAAALPAFIAESRFSGEAFRLFRWRSPETRAQHYLETLIAREDYAKEVKLYQLGDLLLQRYRDIFHRLYDEDRNLTLRRGFWGYLLGLLSTCAFYLAYAWIVLEAIASRISLGDMTMYLMVFRQGQSTFSAALGSIGGMYEDNLYLSNLYEFLEEEIPKSWGTATEGLIPGDGVRFQNVYFTYPGSSQPALNGISLHLKPGEKLAIVGENGSGKTTLIKLLTRLYTPDSGRILLDGLDLQEWDSEVLRDRIGVIFQDFVRYQFKVGENVGVGDVDHIEDEKRWKIASEKGMAEPFIEKMAQGYQTQLGKWFRGGVELSGGQWQKIALSRAFMRTAADILVLDEPTAAMDAEAEVKIFERFQKLTQHQMVLLISHRFSTVRMADTIVVLEGGVVLEEGTHQELLQLQGRYATLFKLQAAGYQ